In Kitasatospora gansuensis, a genomic segment contains:
- the ftsW gene encoding putative lipid II flippase FtsW has product MAGQGTAGPERSSSKFQVISASTATFKAADPVTRLRAFRGRVRYLLDRPLTPYYLILGAVLLLLVLGLGMVFSSSQILAKRWELPMTFFFRKQLIAVLLGLGLMVLFARTPLRLMRAMVYPVLFGVLGALVLVAVPGIGTNVGGNQNWLDLGSFQIQPSEFAKLALVLWAADLLARKQKTRTLDQWKHLLVPLVPGTLLLVLLIMIGGDMGTTMILIAMLFGLLWLVGAPLRLFAATMGIAVVACTALIITVPHRLDRLACIGVTKPDPNVNCFQALHGLYAFAAGGPFGSGFGAGVEKWGQLPEAHTDFIFAALGEELGLVGTLSVLGLFAALGYAGIRVASSTKDPFVRYAAGAATTWIMAQAMVNLGSALGLLPIAGVPLPLFSYGGSAMLSAMSAVGVLLCFARSSPGAKAALAARSSNSRFRSVLIRVLPRRTTARQAAKPKRRER; this is encoded by the coding sequence ATGGCCGGTCAGGGAACGGCTGGGCCGGAGCGCAGCTCCTCCAAGTTCCAGGTGATCTCGGCGAGTACCGCCACCTTCAAGGCGGCCGATCCGGTCACCAGGCTGCGGGCGTTCCGGGGCCGGGTCCGGTATCTGCTGGACCGTCCGCTGACGCCCTATTACCTGATCCTCGGCGCCGTGCTGCTGCTGCTGGTGCTCGGCCTCGGGATGGTCTTCTCCTCCTCGCAGATCCTGGCCAAGCGCTGGGAACTGCCGATGACCTTCTTCTTCCGCAAGCAGTTGATCGCCGTGCTGCTCGGGCTCGGCCTGATGGTGCTGTTCGCCCGGACGCCGCTCCGGTTGATGCGGGCGATGGTCTACCCGGTGCTGTTCGGTGTGCTCGGCGCCCTGGTGCTGGTCGCCGTGCCGGGCATCGGCACCAACGTCGGCGGCAACCAGAACTGGCTGGATCTGGGCTCCTTCCAGATCCAGCCGTCCGAGTTCGCCAAGCTGGCGCTGGTGCTCTGGGCGGCCGACCTGCTGGCCCGCAAGCAGAAGACCAGGACCCTGGACCAGTGGAAGCACCTGCTGGTGCCGCTGGTGCCGGGCACCCTGCTGCTGGTGCTGCTGATCATGATCGGCGGCGACATGGGCACCACGATGATCCTGATCGCGATGCTGTTCGGCCTGCTCTGGCTGGTCGGCGCCCCGCTCCGGCTGTTCGCCGCGACCATGGGCATCGCGGTGGTGGCCTGTACGGCGCTGATCATCACGGTTCCGCACCGGCTGGACCGGCTGGCCTGCATCGGCGTCACCAAGCCGGACCCGAACGTCAACTGCTTCCAGGCCCTGCACGGCCTCTACGCCTTCGCGGCGGGCGGCCCGTTCGGCTCCGGCTTCGGCGCGGGCGTCGAGAAATGGGGCCAACTTCCGGAGGCGCACACCGACTTCATCTTCGCCGCACTGGGCGAGGAACTGGGTCTGGTGGGGACGCTGTCGGTGCTCGGCCTCTTCGCGGCACTAGGCTACGCGGGTATCCGCGTGGCCAGCAGTACGAAGGACCCCTTCGTCAGGTACGCCGCGGGAGCTGCCACCACCTGGATCATGGCGCAGGCCATGGTCAACCTGGGGTCGGCGCTGGGACTTCTGCCGATCGCGGGCGTCCCGCTCCCGCTGTTCTCCTACGGGGGGTCGGCGATGCTGTCGGCCATGTCCGCCGTCGGGGTGCTGCTGTGCTTCGCACGCAGCTCGCCGGGGGCGAAGGCGGCGCTTGCCGCACGGAGCTCCAACAGCCGGTTCAGATCTGTCCTGATCCGGGTGCTGCCACGACGAACCACAGCGCGCCAGGCTGCGAAGCCGAAGCGCAGGGAGCGGTGA